Proteins from a genomic interval of Fundulus heteroclitus isolate FHET01 chromosome 21, MU-UCD_Fhet_4.1, whole genome shotgun sequence:
- the LOC105918113 gene encoding kappa-type opioid receptor isoform X2 has translation MKTATNIYIFNLALADALVTTTMPFQSTDYLLNTWPFGEVVCKVFIAIDYYNMFTSIFTLTMMSVDRYVAVCHPVKALDFRTPIKAKMINVCIWILSSAAGIPAFVLGGTQTNSDITECALQFPEPYAYWDTMMKICVFVFAFVVPVLIITVCYSLMVLRLKSVRMLSGSREKDRNLRRITRLVVVVVAVFVVCWTPIHIFILVKALVSVPETTAIMAAYFFCVALGYTNSSLNPILYAFLDENFKRCFKDFCLSAKLRGDKTSGSKKVPSTVRATAIPLENPDRTNKPT, from the exons ATGAAGACAGCCACCAACATCTACATCTTCAACCTGGCTCTCGCGGACGCACTCGTCACCACCACCATGCCCTTCCAGAGCACCGACTACCTTCTGAACACCTGGCCCTTCGGGGAGGTGGTGTGCAAGGTCTTCATCGCCATCGACTACTATAACATGTTCACCAGCATCTTCACTCTCACCATGATGAGCGTGGACCGGTACGTGGCTGTGTGCCATCCTGTTAAAGCCCTGGACTTCCGCACACCCATCAAAGCCAAGATGATTAACGTCTGCATCTGGATCCTGTCCTCAGCTGCAGGGATACCTGCATTTGTTCTGGGGGGGACACAGACAAACAGCG ACATAACTGAATGTGCCTTACAGTTCCCCGAGCCTTACGCCTACTGGGACACGATGATGAagatctgtgtgtttgtgttcgcCTTTGTCGTGCCTGTGCTCATCATCACCGTCTGCTATTCCCTCATGGTCCTGAGACTGAAGAGCGTACGGATGCTGTCCGGCTCGCGGGAGAAGGACCGCAACCTGCGGCGCATCACgcggctggtggtggtggtggtcgCCGTCTTCGTGGTCTGCTGGACGCCCATACACATCTTCATCCTGGTCAAGGCGCTTGTGAGCGTGCCCGAGACAACCGCCATCATGGCCGCGTACTTCTTCTGCGTGGCTCTGGGCTACACCAACAGCAGCCTCAACCCCATCCTCTACGCCTTCCTGGACGAGAACTTCAAACGCTGCTTCAAGGACTTCTGCCTTTCAGCCAAACTGAGGGGGGACAAGACGTCTGGCAGCAAGAAGGTGCCCAGCACGGTCCGGGCCACCGCCATCCCCCTGGAGAACCCGGACAGGACTAATAAACCCACCTGA